Part of the Labilibaculum antarcticum genome, AATTTTTGGTGAAGGACCCGATAAAATAGGAGGCGTTTGGGCGGCTCAACGTATTCCTGACGATCACATTGGAGTATCGGCAAATATCTCAAGAATTGGAGTGATTGAAAAAAATAACAAAGATTATTTTATGTATTCGGAGAATGTATTCTCTGTAGCGAAAGAGCTGGAACGTTGGGATGGCAATGAGGAATTTAAATTCTGGAAAGCTTATGGCAAAGTTGAAAAACCATTTAAAATTCGCGAGTTTTTTATCATGAATGCCTTGGCGCCATCTTTAAAATTAGATTTTGAGGCTGATGAGTTGCCATTCTCTGTAAAGCCGGATCAAAAAGTTTCTGTACGCGATGTGATTGCTTTGTATCGTGAAACTTATGAAGGTACAAAGTATGATATGACTCAAAATTTGAACGTAGTCAGGAAAAAATACAATAAGGAGAAAGAGGAGATTGGTGTTGATACCATCAAGGCCTTAAATGCAAATCCTTGGCCAAATGGTGACAATCGAAAGTTATATAATTACCTGAAAGACGAATCGGTTGAATATCAAAGAACTGTTGCCGTATCGTGGTGTTCGTATTCTCATATTATTCAGTTGAGAGATTGGTTGCCTGATGAAATTGGTGGCAGAGCTTGGTTTTCTTTCGACAATCCAGGTCAGAGTCCTCGTATTCCCATTTACTGCGGAACGACCGAATTACCAGAGAGTTTTCAGTATTGCGGACAGCAACGTTACCGTGAAGATGCTGCTATTTGGCAGTATCGCAAAGCGAACAAATTGGCAACATTGCAATGGCAATCAACCCGCGAAGGAATGATGGAAGAAGTGGCTTACTTTGAGGAGAAAGGTTTTACGGAATTGCCTAAGCTCGAAGTTCAAATTCAGAAGTTATTGAAAGAGGGTAAAACAAAAGAGGCAAAAGTATTACTGAACAAATATACCCGAGATTTTACTGGCGCAACCATGTTGCGTTGGAAAGAATTGGAGAATGAGTATTGGGGAAAATTCGGATTGGGATTCTAAAAAAGTCTGATTTTATTCAAACATATAAAAACCGGTTGAGCATCTGCTTCAACCGGTTTTTTTGTCGTGAAAAAAGTCAAAATTGGAATCCAAACCCATAATCCCGATACCAAGAACCAATTTCAACGCTTAAAATATAGAAATAGCATATTCTGTTGGAAGAGGGGAGAGATATGCAGGAGAGATTGATTTTCATCGTTGAACTATTTATTTGGGTATAATATTGAAAGCGAATGCAACTAAGTTGTTGCATTCGCTTTTTCTGTTTATTCAGTCTTCATATTTATCTTGTACCAGTTAATATTTCTGGTGAAATACATCGTGATTCCCAATATCAGCGCTAAGCCAATACTGCCCATTAACAGAGCATAATCGGCCAATTGAAGCGTTACGAACAGGAAGCCATATATTCCCAATATTGTGGCGGTTAAAACTCCCGTGAATTTCTTCGATTTAAACACACTTTTAGCATAAATTAATATCATCAGAGATGTTATTCCTGCTGAAATTAAATAGGCAATGTTAAAATTGGAATGCTCCGATATGGATATCAGTAATATGTAGAAAAGGCAAAGAGCCAGACCTACCAAAGTGTACTGAAACGGGTGGATTTTCCGACCATTCAAGATCTCGACTAAGAAGAAAACCAAGAAAATTAAGGCAATAGTCATAACCGCATATTTGGAGGAGCGCATGGACTTTTGATAATCGTCCAGAGGCATAATCAGATCAACTCCCAAGGCTGAATATTGCATTTCTTCGCGCATGTTTTTATCGACCCAGGTTTGAGGATAATTACGATTCAGTTGCAGAATTTTCCAATCGGCCGAAAACCCTTCATCAGTTACTTCTCTGTTGTCGGGAAGAAAATTGCCATTAAAACTGGGTGAAGACCAGGTGGAGGATAGGTTTACATTGGTGGTGCTGCCTATCGGTATAAAGGAAAGGTTTTGACTGCCTTGCAAATTCAGGTTGAATGAGAAATCAATATT contains:
- the creD gene encoding cell envelope integrity protein CreD; its protein translation is MNDTQSPFDKVNSWIKNSVGLKLGTITILMLLLLIPASMIKSIISEREMLNQSVLNEVSQKWAGKQQINGPILTIPLLYEYEVEDGKIITKTKYLYLLPEQLTVTGKIEPEKLKRGIYEVVVYRSAMQLSGQYNLKVKIDEDHLKEIKYNEAFLTVGISDLRGIEDQITLNWGKQKLDVQPGSKLSEMITSGISIDLPDLSEQINTNIDFSFNLNLQGSQNLSFIPIGSTTNVNLSSTWSSPSFNGNFLPDNREVTDEGFSADWKILQLNRNYPQTWVDKNMREEMQYSALGVDLIMPLDDYQKSMRSSKYAVMTIALIFLVFFLVEILNGRKIHPFQYTLVGLALCLFYILLISISEHSNFNIAYLISAGITSLMILIYAKSVFKSKKFTGVLTATILGIYGFLFVTLQLADYALLMGSIGLALILGITMYFTRNINWYKINMKTE
- a CDS encoding dipeptidase, whose amino-acid sequence is MKKLLIAILAILTFSVHQSNAQSVFDQVNDPYFGESCTSIMVGKKASTDGSVITSHTCDGRYRTWLDIEKGQKFEKDTTLEIYKGSLKTETAWDRRNMKVVGAIPQAKETYAYLNTAYPCLNEKQLAIGESTIVGPKELVNDEGMFLIEELERVALQRCTTARGAIELIGKLIKEYGYGDWGECITIADKKEVWQLEIFGEGPDKIGGVWAAQRIPDDHIGVSANISRIGVIEKNNKDYFMYSENVFSVAKELERWDGNEEFKFWKAYGKVEKPFKIREFFIMNALAPSLKLDFEADELPFSVKPDQKVSVRDVIALYRETYEGTKYDMTQNLNVVRKKYNKEKEEIGVDTIKALNANPWPNGDNRKLYNYLKDESVEYQRTVAVSWCSYSHIIQLRDWLPDEIGGRAWFSFDNPGQSPRIPIYCGTTELPESFQYCGQQRYREDAAIWQYRKANKLATLQWQSTREGMMEEVAYFEEKGFTELPKLEVQIQKLLKEGKTKEAKVLLNKYTRDFTGATMLRWKELENEYWGKFGLGF